The Acidobacteriota bacterium genome has a segment encoding these proteins:
- a CDS encoding NADH-quinone oxidoreductase subunit M: MIILFVVLPLIVAGLLPLIGKVSRRVLPDVLANATLLALLIYAVVAGRGLIANGPVLQQLSWLGEAVNLRLALDGFSLFMLVAVALVGLAACLFSIDYMEHYGAKANFYALYLVMIAGMNGLILATDLFNVYIFLEVAAVASYALVAFGLGRDELEAAFKYLMLSVVASAFLVAGIAVIFGLTGQLDFAAVAAGLKELNAGPALGIVTAFFLLGFGLKAALVPFHAWLPDAHPSAPAPISAVLSGLLIKVSGVYAMTRIFLNVFGLTPALSAILLGLGAVSIVAAAFLALGQTDMKRMLAYSSISQVGYVVLGIGIGTPLGIAGGLFHLFNHALAKGLLFLTSGSVQQATGTRDMDEMGGLAKRMPVTALANLIGALSIAGVPPLNGFWSKLIIIVALVQAGHPVYAVIAVLASVLTLWYYLLMQRKAFFGKLNEKWAAVKEAPFWMTASVVLLALLCVGVGILFSSTVTTWVQPAADILADGIHAVTGSWGF; encoded by the coding sequence TTGATCATACTCTTCGTCGTCCTTCCGCTCATCGTGGCGGGCCTGCTGCCGCTCATCGGCAAGGTCTCGCGCCGCGTCCTGCCGGACGTGCTGGCCAACGCGACCCTCCTCGCCCTGCTCATCTACGCGGTGGTCGCGGGCCGGGGCCTGATCGCGAACGGCCCCGTCCTCCAGCAGCTCTCCTGGCTCGGCGAGGCCGTCAACCTCCGCCTGGCCCTGGACGGATTCAGCCTGTTCATGCTCGTGGCGGTGGCCCTGGTCGGCCTGGCCGCCTGCCTGTTCTCGATCGACTACATGGAGCATTACGGGGCCAAGGCCAACTTCTACGCCCTGTACCTGGTCATGATCGCCGGCATGAACGGCCTCATCCTGGCCACCGACCTGTTCAACGTCTATATCTTCCTGGAGGTCGCCGCCGTCGCCTCGTACGCCCTGGTCGCCTTCGGCCTCGGGCGCGACGAGCTGGAGGCCGCCTTCAAGTACCTGATGCTCTCGGTCGTGGCCTCGGCCTTCCTGGTGGCCGGGATCGCCGTGATATTCGGCCTGACCGGCCAGCTCGACTTCGCCGCCGTGGCCGCCGGGCTCAAGGAGCTCAACGCCGGGCCGGCCCTGGGGATCGTCACGGCCTTCTTCCTCCTGGGCTTCGGCCTCAAGGCGGCCCTCGTTCCTTTCCACGCCTGGCTGCCGGACGCCCATCCGTCGGCCCCGGCGCCGATCTCGGCGGTCCTGTCCGGCCTGCTCATCAAGGTCTCGGGCGTCTACGCCATGACCCGCATCTTCCTCAACGTCTTCGGCCTGACGCCGGCCCTGTCGGCGATCCTCCTGGGCCTCGGCGCCGTCTCCATCGTCGCCGCCGCGTTCCTGGCCCTCGGCCAGACGGACATGAAGAGGATGCTGGCCTACTCCTCGATCAGCCAGGTCGGCTACGTCGTCCTGGGGATCGGCATCGGCACGCCCCTGGGCATCGCCGGCGGGCTCTTCCACCTCTTCAACCACGCCCTGGCCAAGGGGCTCCTGTTCCTGACCAGCGGCTCCGTCCAGCAGGCCACGGGCACGCGGGACATGGACGAGATGGGCGGCCTGGCCAAGCGCATGCCGGTGACGGCCCTGGCCAACCTCATCGGCGCCCTGTCGATCGCCGGCGTGCCCCCGCTCAACGGCTTCTGGTCGAAGCTGATCATCATCGTGGCCCTGGTCCAGGCCGGCCATCCGGTCTACGCGGTCATCGCCGTCCTGGCCTCGGTCCTGACCCTCTGGTACTACCTGCTGATGCAGCGGAAAGCGTTCTTCGGCAAGCTCAACGAAAAGTGGGCCGCCGTCAAGGAGGCCCCCTTCTGGATGACGGCCTCGGTCGTCCTCCTCGCCCTCCTCTGCGTGGGCGTCGGCATCCTGTTCTCGTCGACCGTCACGACCTGGGTCCAGCCCGCCGCCGACATCCTGGCGGACGGGATCCACGCCGTGACCGGATCGTGGGGATTTTAG
- a CDS encoding proton-conducting transporter membrane subunit, translating to MLLLPILLPAALAVVFLLLPKALRVVRDVLAVAGGAALVYFAFVLFSVKSLRYAVPWLGLGIDFDLRLYHFSSFILLALAGFLVLIAIYTTVKMKDAPRGREFMAYIFLTAAFANGAALANNFVPLLFFWEGLLVTLYGMITVGGRPTSGRTAVKALLISGFCDFCMILGIGLLWSVAGTATMSDISVEPTGLAAVAFVLMMIGAAGKAGAMPFHTWIPDAGVDAPVTFMAFLPAAFEKLLGIYLLARISLDFFKIRPGSGLSLLLMIVGAATIVLAVLMALVQKDLKRLLSYHAISQVGYMILGIGTAIPIGIAGGIFHMINHAMYKCGLFLSAGSVEHRTGTTELKKLGGLSRDMPLTAFGFTVCALAISGVWPLNGFVSKEMVFHGALETGSVIFAVAAWVGAIFTFASFLKAGHSVFFGERSKEVPAVKESPAAIVLPILVLAGLCILFGVYNKLPLTLFIQPILEGHVEAGAHVDFTAHALSVFNPVALISIGCLVLAFLLHRYGWLKGGRKPYLASEPIHSLPGMRQAYDLAEKRVFDPYEQGIKGLQGLSLLLFKGIDRPIDFFFEKIVTVTGAKFTGILRKAHNGHYANYLAWCLAGLIILAGLISLLAK from the coding sequence ATGCTGCTTCTTCCCATCCTCCTGCCGGCGGCCCTGGCCGTCGTATTCCTTCTCCTGCCGAAGGCGCTCCGGGTCGTGCGCGACGTCCTGGCCGTGGCCGGGGGGGCCGCGCTCGTCTACTTCGCCTTCGTCCTCTTCTCGGTGAAGAGCCTTCGCTACGCGGTCCCCTGGCTGGGCCTAGGCATCGACTTCGACCTCCGCCTCTATCACTTCTCCAGCTTCATCCTGCTGGCCCTGGCCGGATTCCTCGTTTTGATCGCGATCTACACGACGGTCAAGATGAAGGACGCGCCCCGGGGCCGGGAATTCATGGCCTACATCTTCCTGACCGCCGCCTTCGCCAACGGTGCGGCCCTGGCCAACAACTTCGTGCCGCTCCTGTTCTTCTGGGAAGGCCTGCTGGTCACCCTGTACGGCATGATCACGGTGGGCGGCCGGCCGACCTCGGGCCGGACGGCGGTCAAGGCCCTGCTGATCAGCGGCTTCTGCGATTTCTGCATGATCCTGGGCATCGGCCTGCTCTGGAGCGTGGCCGGCACCGCGACGATGTCGGACATCTCGGTCGAGCCGACCGGCCTGGCCGCCGTCGCCTTCGTCCTCATGATGATCGGCGCCGCGGGCAAGGCCGGGGCCATGCCCTTCCACACCTGGATCCCGGACGCCGGGGTCGACGCGCCCGTGACCTTCATGGCCTTCCTGCCGGCCGCTTTCGAGAAGCTCCTGGGCATCTACCTGCTGGCCCGGATCTCGCTCGACTTCTTCAAGATCCGGCCCGGCAGCGGCCTGTCCCTCCTGCTCATGATCGTCGGCGCCGCGACCATCGTCCTGGCCGTCCTCATGGCCCTCGTCCAGAAGGACCTCAAGCGGCTCCTGTCCTATCACGCCATCAGCCAGGTCGGCTACATGATCCTGGGCATCGGCACGGCCATCCCCATCGGCATCGCCGGCGGCATCTTCCACATGATCAACCACGCCATGTACAAGTGCGGCCTGTTCCTGAGCGCCGGCTCGGTCGAGCACCGGACCGGCACGACCGAGCTGAAGAAGCTCGGCGGCCTGAGCCGGGATATGCCGCTCACGGCCTTCGGCTTCACCGTCTGCGCCCTGGCCATCTCGGGCGTCTGGCCGCTCAACGGCTTCGTCTCCAAGGAAATGGTCTTCCACGGCGCGCTCGAGACGGGCTCCGTGATCTTCGCCGTCGCCGCCTGGGTCGGGGCCATCTTCACCTTCGCCTCGTTCCTCAAGGCCGGCCATTCGGTCTTCTTCGGCGAGCGGTCGAAGGAGGTCCCGGCGGTCAAGGAGAGCCCGGCGGCCATAGTCCTGCCGATCCTGGTCCTGGCCGGGCTGTGCATCCTGTTCGGCGTCTACAACAAGCTGCCCCTGACCCTGTTCATCCAGCCCATCCTGGAAGGGCACGTCGAAGCCGGGGCCCACGTCGACTTCACGGCCCATGCCCTGTCCGTTTTCAACCCGGTGGCCCTGATCTCCATCGGCTGCCTGGTCCTGGCCTTCCTGCTGCACCGCTACGGCTGGCTGAAGGGCGGCCGCAAGCCTTACCTGGCCTCGGAGCCCATCCACAGCCTCCCCGGCATGCGCCAGGCCTACGACCTGGCCGAGAAGCGGGTCTTCGACCCCTACGAACAGGGCATCAAGGGCCTCCAGGGGCTGTCCCTGCTCCTGTTCAAGGGCATCGACCGGCCCATCGATTTCTTCTTCGAAAAGATCGTCACCGTGACCGGCGCCAAGTTCACCGGCATCCTGAGAAAAGCCCACAACGGGCACTACGCGAATTACCTGGCCTGGTGCCTGGCCGGCCTGATCATCCTGGCCGGCCTCATCAGCCTGCTCGCGAAATAG
- a CDS encoding NADH-quinone oxidoreductase subunit L: protein MNVETTVLLTILVPILGSFATPLFGLAAKRARSAWAVLVSGTTAILPLTLLPFALQGGEQVIRKTLLPGFDFILVVDPLAVFMAAVSSFVGWLIVVYSLGYIRHEENQNEYYLMVLLFIGSMMGLVFSGNLVFIYLFWEIIAIACWRLIGFYREPAHVRKADKAFLLTFFGAVVMLLGFIQIYGVTNTFDITAMRGTLIPGTAVLLILFGMFSKSATVPLHTWLPDAGVAPTTVTALLHAAVLVKIGVYAFARLFIYTFRLPDGWREALPVIVMISSLVAAGAAAVETDLKRILAYSTVSQIGYIFLGFSMMNASGVAGSVLFILMHGLAKAGLFLCAGIVIHAVHTKDIREMGGLIKTMPVTAVAFLVCAFSVIGIPPFGGFFSKFLVILGTVQGGRPWVAGMALFTAVLTMYYLFKVFSMVFLGEARHPAPEGTKSMVYVVAALAVLSLAAGLFIAYPMKLANIATTQMSWWLR from the coding sequence ATGAACGTCGAAACAACCGTCCTTCTCACGATCCTCGTCCCCATCCTCGGCTCCTTCGCGACGCCGCTTTTCGGCCTGGCCGCGAAGCGCGCCCGCTCGGCCTGGGCCGTGCTGGTGAGCGGCACGACGGCCATCCTGCCGCTGACCCTTCTCCCCTTCGCTCTCCAGGGAGGGGAGCAGGTCATCCGCAAGACCTTGCTTCCGGGGTTCGACTTCATCCTGGTCGTCGACCCCCTGGCGGTCTTCATGGCCGCGGTGTCGTCCTTCGTCGGCTGGCTGATCGTGGTCTATTCCCTGGGCTACATCCGGCACGAGGAGAACCAGAACGAGTATTACCTGATGGTTTTGCTCTTCATCGGCTCGATGATGGGCCTGGTCTTCTCGGGGAACCTCGTCTTCATCTACCTCTTCTGGGAGATCATCGCCATCGCCTGCTGGCGGCTCATCGGCTTCTACCGCGAGCCGGCCCACGTCCGCAAGGCCGACAAGGCCTTCCTGCTGACCTTCTTCGGCGCCGTGGTCATGCTGCTCGGCTTCATCCAGATCTACGGCGTCACCAACACTTTCGACATCACGGCCATGCGCGGCACGCTCATTCCGGGAACGGCCGTGCTGCTGATCCTCTTCGGCATGTTCTCGAAATCGGCCACCGTGCCGCTCCACACCTGGCTGCCGGACGCGGGCGTCGCCCCGACCACGGTTACGGCCCTGCTCCACGCCGCCGTCCTGGTCAAGATCGGCGTCTACGCCTTCGCCCGCCTGTTCATCTACACGTTCCGCCTGCCCGACGGCTGGCGCGAGGCCCTGCCCGTCATCGTCATGATCTCCAGCCTGGTCGCGGCCGGCGCGGCCGCCGTCGAGACCGACCTCAAGAGGATCCTGGCCTATTCCACGGTCAGCCAGATCGGCTACATCTTCCTCGGATTCAGCATGATGAACGCCTCCGGCGTGGCCGGTTCCGTCCTCTTCATCCTGATGCACGGCCTGGCCAAGGCCGGCCTGTTCCTCTGCGCCGGCATAGTCATCCACGCCGTCCACACCAAGGACATCCGCGAGATGGGCGGCCTCATCAAGACCATGCCGGTCACCGCCGTGGCCTTCCTGGTCTGCGCCTTCTCCGTGATCGGCATCCCGCCCTTCGGCGGGTTCTTCTCGAAGTTCCTGGTCATCCTCGGCACCGTCCAGGGCGGCCGGCCCTGGGTCGCCGGGATGGCCCTGTTCACCGCCGTCCTGACGATGTACTACCTGTTCAAGGTCTTCTCGATGGTCTTCCTGGGTGAGGCCCGGCATCCGGCCCCCGAGGGGACGAAATCCATGGTCTATGTCGTCGCCGCCCTGGCCGTCCTCAGCCTGGCGGCCGGCCTGTTCATCGCCTACCCGATGAAGCTGGCCAACATCGCGACGACGCAGATGAGTTGGTGGCTCAGATGA